AGAAATTGGGAGGGAAGAAGTAGCAGAAATAAGAAGAAAGTCTTTGGCCAAGGCATTGACTATTTCCAACATTGTAGCAGGATTCAAAAGGATTGGTATATGGTCCCTCAATATCGATGCCCTCATGGATGAAATGCAGCCTAGCAACATATTCAAAATTAATGATAACGAAGATACATTTGTAGTGCAGAACATGCTTAGCCTTTCAGGTGTTCATGTGTCACCGAAAGTGGTTGCAAAAAACATTTATCTTATCGGTCAATCAGATTCAAATGGACAAGTAGACAGTGAACAACTAGCCAAAAAGACTAGTGCAAATGTAGTTGACATTATGGATGACAGTCTTGGCCTTCCATCCGAGCGAATTGCACCGTCATGGTTGGTGGAAGGGGAAATCGATCTAGGTGTTGACTTGCAAGGTCAAGAAAAAAAGGGAACATTTACCTTCCCTTCACCACCAATAGGTGTCATCCTAGAGGTGGTACACTACTATGTAGATTCTAGTCAATCTGATAGTGGAAATGATGCAGGTGTGAGACAAGAAACATCAGAACATGGTAATGTGGAAGATGAAATCCTACTGTCACAAGTAAGTGAGATGCCTAACTCCTACATGATAACTCACTTACAGGGTTCTTAAAGCTACTAGTTCACATTGTGAACAAGAAACATGGCAGGGGGGCTCATAATGGCATTCGTTTGAGCCAAGAAGGCTAGTTGTTGACTCCTGATGAGTACGTGGAATCTTTCATGATGTAGGAAACGAAGAAGATAGATGCCTTGGAgataaaataaagaaagaaagagaagatcAAAGAAAACAAGGTAGAAATTTTATTGGCGAAGGAAAAGAAGGCACAAGAGAGAAAGGGGAAGGCGATTTTGCATAAGGAAAAGGAGAGGCTGAAAGAACTAGAGAAGGAAAAGGATGAAAGAAAACAACAAAAGAAGGCAAGGATGGAACATAAGATTGAGGAAAGGGGAATCGAGGAGAAGAGGACTATTTTGGCAAGAAAGAGGATGTTAAACAATGAATTTCTAGTCCATCCATGCCTTTTCCTGAATAACATCCCATAATGGATGATCTGTTGAACACAATCTTGTCAAACTTTCCAATAGGGTTAAATTGTTCAACTACTTCTCCAACCCCTACCTTTTTTGCTCCTTCAAACTATATTGCAGGGGTGCCAGCCCCGGATATTGCATCCCAATGCCAAGTGAACTGAGTTATAGTGAAGCAACTTAAGGTGATGAGAACATGCTACCCATTGCAGCATCGAGGGCATCAACTGTAGAGCCAAGAACTTATTTCCCTTGTTGTTTCAATTGACTTCTAAAAATACATATGTCATATTGATTTTTTAATTTCTGATTTATAgttacacataagaactacaaatatATGTAATGAAGACATTGATTCAACATGGATTCTGCCATCTTTTAATATGGATTTCTAATCTACAAGTAATGGGATGATTGAGCAATTTGTCAACAAATGcctattttttatttgtttccaattatgttCATTTCATATGGTTTATATATTGCTGCAATTAACAacatgtaatgggatgattgagaAAAGGTGTCAACAACAACATACTTTAGTTTTTCATTAGCTAGAAGGATTCAAGCTTTCATTGGTTTGCAGTTATGATGATTGCACAATTTAGTTGGCTACCCCAAATCCAAATCTTATGCACTGACTCGACATAATGCCATGTGTGCTATACCCATTCATTGGAGTGGTAGAGATTATGCCATTTCGGTCTGTCGACTAGAGCATGGCTAGGCCCACACTATTAACCATTTAATATTTTCATTAGTTTTGAATGGGGTTGCCACATGGCATTCTCGTACATGCCCACCCAATCCACCAGCTCCCCTATCCAAAGTTCATGTAGCCACCTTCAAATTTTCATTGCAGTGGCATTAACTACACATCACCTCACCTTTCATGCACCTGGCTCATCTTGCATTTCAACTACAACAACATTCAATTCGATAGCCTCAAACACATGGTTTTCATCTTACAAGTATTGTTTGTAAATGATTAATTgcaatgagagcacacaatcatttGAAGACCTTAATACTCGTGAATTGTGATGCACAAAGCATTCAATTTGAATGTTTTAGTATAACATAATTCAAGAGTAAAAAGGTTTAAAATTATGGTGTGTCCTCATTGTTTAGGACTTTTACAATTGCAATTAGAAGATGGAGTTGTTGTGCATGCAACACATGGTTGATTGTGCAAATTGTAATTTATTGTTCAATGTACCTGGGTACTTGTTCAATTTGTGCAAGCTCTGTGTTTTCCTATTTCAATTGTTGCCATCTTCTCCCAATCATCACATTACATGTGAATAGATTGAATAGCACAAAAGGACTTTCTGAGAGACTATTTTATGGACCTTTCAATATCTATCCCTCGCCTCtaaatgtattttgatttttgcaagTTTTGCCCTCCTCATATATGTACACAAATAAAAGTTTGATTTTGGATAGCCAATTCAGTGGTCCACATGGCCAGTGGTCAAAGTTGGTCTCCCAGTCCACGTGGCACATGGTATACCACGTGAACCCCCGAAGTTAGGGTGCGCATGTTCTGGATCCTCCCCCCtatgtacatacatatagatacattcAAACATGTAGATACATACATGCAGTTACACACATGTACATCTCTAAATGTACATACATATAATgaaatacatgtacatacatatatgtatacaatgTACACATAaatgtgtgtacatgtacatacatatatgtatatacatatacacacacacacatatatatatatatatatgtatacacatgtacgTGCTAGAAATgtctatacatgtacatacatatatctatatacgtgtagatacatacatatatatacatgtacatatagtgAAGGGTTTCATTTTCAGTTGTAAGTTATGTATAAACATACATGTACGTAcacaattataaataaatatatgcatatacatgtataatCTTATATGTACATACATAAATGTGCATACATACGTGTACATACACaattgtacatacatatatgcatatacatgtatgtgtataattGCATGATATGTCAAACCTGGGTTGAAGGGTTTGTAGGGGACTCAAtctcatttgtatacatatacatacatatatatgtatatgtataaatacatggacataaatttatatatatatatatatatgtgtgtgtgtgtgtgtgtgtgtgtatatatatatgtatatatatatgtcactagtacaaaaacaacaatatatgactaaataaactaccaaaaattatagataaattactaaatttgatcacgtgaccactggtagtttattgccagtcataaatcaatttggtcacaTGACCAATAGTTGTTTTGATTGttcaatttggtcatcgatttggtcagtGATTTAGtaatatatttagtcactaatttagtcatatatttaattattaatttaatatatttagtcactaatttagtcatatatttaatcattaatttagtcattgattgttgttatctggtcatttatttagtcgtgatagtcactaatttagtcatatattttgtCACTAatctagtcatatatttaatcattaatttagtcattgattgttgttatctggtcctTTATTTAGTCGtgatagtcactaatttattcatatatttagtcactaattaagtcatatatttaatcactaatttagtcattgattgtttttatctagtcatttatttagtcatatattaaGTCATTAATCTAATCAATTTTTTTCGATAAAAATGGCAAATCCATTAAACTTTTATTAATATAAAGTTATTTACAACCAGATTCAAAAGGGCATATTGGTAGGAAAGAATCTGAAAGAAACCTctggttgtagcccataaaaagaAAAGCCTAGCACTACCCAAAATGCCAAAAAACCCATTACATATGAGAGGCCCCACAAGTCAAGATACATAAAGTCCCCCACTACATATAGAAGTCGAATACATGAAGATCATTACCAACCCTGATACAAGTAACAGTTGAGAACAAAAAGCATCAACCATGTAGATACAACCCAAAACAAAGACCCAATCAACCCAACTGTCAAGAAGCCAAAAACTAGGAGCTCGAGCTCACAAGAGGAGGATCCCCAACATCCACAGATGGGGAGATAATCTGCAATGAGATAGAAGATTGAGGAGAATCCAACTGAGAAGCCCACGGAACCAAAAGAGAATGAATAAAACCttcaattataaataaaatttaatttgacTAAATGATTAAATGATCAGATATAAAATACAACACTCTAACTGATTACGTCTCTATAGATTTTAATATTTGTATCATTGACTGGGAAGCGGCTGATTCAGTGAATATGTACACAAGAGGGAAAGATTAGAAAATTATACCAAACCATTCAAAAGaacattttaaattaatttacttAGAGTAATCGCAGAATCAGATCAACGAAAGAGCACAGCAAGTTATATAACATTTAAATAACATTTTGCTTGTGTGTATCCAGAGAGGAAGAATGGGACAcgttatataaatataaaaagaaaataaaCTACCCTTACTTACAACGTACGCAATTAATTTGGATGCGCTAATCGAGATTTGACTGTTACACGTTTCTATACTAATTCATATTCTCTATTATATTATTCAATGGGAGGGAGAAAACCAGGGAAAATATAGTACTCTTGCTTACCATCTGAAATAAAGTCAGGTCTTGCATGATGAACAGACCACCTGCCATCTGAGCTCTGAAACAAACTCAATTCTTGCAAAGAAAAAACATAGCTTCCTGTCTACCTACCCACCCAGTTTTCATAACACACTTCTGCTTTGCTTTCAAattttctctagattaattaaagTCCAGGTCACTCTGAAGTTATATTTTCCGTCTTTCTTTGGTCCTTAGACTTGATGGCGTCTTCCTCCTCATCTTTCACTGTTTTTAAGAGAGAAACGCCCGCTGTATGTAAGAAAATATATGATGCATTCATCAGCCACCGAGGCCCTGATGCCAAAGCAACGGTTGCTTTTGCACTTTACGAAGCTCTGGAGGAAAAGGGATATTGGACATTTCTTGATGAACAAGAACTACAATTCGGAGATTCAATTACCTCTGCCATACAAGATgcaatatactcttctaaagtgcAGATCGCCATCTTCTCGCCACGATATGCGGAGTCGTCTTGGTGTCTAGATGAGCTGGTAGACATGCTGAAAACCAAGGCTCTCTTCATTCCTGTATTTTACGATGTGAAGCCTTCTGAGCTTCGCTACCTTGACAAGGGATGTTATGCAGCTGCATTCGCTGAACATAACAAAAAGAAGAGATTCAGCAAGGACAAGATTGACAAGTGGAAAGCAGCCCTCGAGTCTTCCGCAGATAAATCTGGCTACGAATTCAGCACATCTAATGGGTAAGGTTTAAGTTGTTTTAGCGGTATTGCTTTTcctattttgtttcagttggttgcTTTCAATTCATTATGACTCGGTGTATTAATTTCTACTTTTTACCCTGTCTAGATTGATTTGAAACGTTTTTGACTTCACTTTTTCCTTAAAATTGGCAGTAATGTCGAGAGGGTGTGTACAGAGATTGCTTTAGCTGTGCAACAAGAGGCTGGAAAGACATTTAAGGGAGTTGAAAAACATCAGAAAAGTCTCTATGCAGACGAGGCAGCGTTAACAAGTACATCAGCAATGGTGAAGAAATCAAGTCTTCTGCCCAGAGATTCACATCCAGTGGGCATCGATACCAGAGTTAAAGACATGGTAGGCTTGTTGAAAGACCCAAAAGATCAAGTTATAGCTGTGGTTGGTATGGGCGGCTTGGGGAAAACATTTCTTCTCCAAAATGTCTACAAAGCTATAAAATCCAAGTATGAACATTCTATTTGGCTGTCTATTTCTAAATCTTACTCTCTCAAGAATTTGCAGCATGATATAGCCTCCCAAATAGGTTTAGAAAGTAAAATTGTAGACGCTAAAGTAACTGAAGAGAGAGCGACTGAATTGATTCATAACCATCTCGAAGGGAAAAGATCACTCATTGTACTGGATGATCTATGGACGCTGTCTGCTGAAAATTCTTTGTTAGATAAACTTGGTCTGCCGATTGACAAAGATTGTAAAGTTGTGGTTACTACAAGAAATAGGCAGGTTGCTCTAAATTCAGGTGCTCAGATTTATGAGATGAAAAATTTGTCGGACGAAGACAGTTGGAGGCTTTTTTGTATCTACGCATTTCCGCGTAGTGTGGGAAATAGAGCGCCACCGCACCTGGAAGAGGAGGGTCAGAAGATTGTAAAGCAATGTGGAAATTTACCTCTGGCTATCAAAACGATAGCAGCATCTCTAGCCAATACCACACTTCTCAGCAAATGGAAGTTGAAGCGCCGTCAGCTGGAAAGAGTAGCTATTCCCATTGGTGACCTTGACCCTGTCATGGAGATTCTCAAATTGAGTTATGACTCTTTGCCTGCATATCTTAAACCGTGTTTTACatatctttctttctttcctgaggACGAGGAGATAATACCAGAGTATTTGATAAATCTGTGGATAGGAGAAGGATTAGTCCCAGGAGGAGAGGATCAGTTGGATATGGATCAGTGGGATCTGGCCTGGGATTGGTTTGATCAACTTGCCCAGCTGTGTTTGCTTCAAATTTGTGAGGAATATTATCACGATACTATGATAACCAGATACTGTAAAATTCATGATCTGTTGCATGATTTGGCCATACAAATTGCAAAAGAAGATAAATGTGTTTTTTCTGTTGAAGAAGTCTCTAAACCTACAAGTGGTGCCACTGGCTGGGGTCGGATTTTACTGGCTAAGAAAGGTCTGCATGATTTGGCCATCTCAGATACTAGCCGTCCTGTTTATCTTCGGACACTCTCACTCTCTCGGAATCGGGAGACTACAAGCATTCAGGATAAATTGTTTAGCAGTATGAGAGGACTGCGCGTTCTGGATTTGAGCTGGACAAAGATCTCTACATTGCCCACGTCCCTTGGAAAGATGGTTCTTCTTAGAGTCCTGAATTTAACTGAAACGGAGATTAACGAGGTACCGCAGTGTGTGAAACATTTGAAAAGTCTCTTGTTTCTTGCTTTGCCTCGCTATTGTATGTCACTACCAGCGTGGATAAGTGAACTAAGATATCTTCAGCATTTACATTGCACTTGCGTTCGACCCATGCCAAAAGGAATATCAAAGCTGGCCTCTTTGAAAACACTGCGAACATATTTCTTTGACTTGTCCACAGAAGAGGACGAATTCATGAGGTTAGACGATTTCGTCAATATGACTCAGCTTCAGGAAGTGCAGTTACTTGTTCGGCATGAGATGGAGTGTAAGAAGACGGAAGAAGGGATCCTTGCGCAGCTGGTGGAGATGCGTCATCTGAAAATCTTGAATGAAGGAACAGAGTTTCTGCAATTTTCGGAGAAAATGAGGGCAATGAAACATCTGGAAAGACTTTCATTATGGAAGTTTATTATGCCAAGTTGGATACACGAGTTGGCAAATCTAAGGGTATTAGATTTAAATAATTTTGAATGTAATGAATTTCCCGAATTACAAGCAATGCCCAATCTAGTGGCGTTGAAAATAGAGGGGAATGAGAGTTGCAGAAAATTGCCAAAGGCCTTTGGAAAGTCAGGAGGCTTTCCACAACTGCGTTTCTTGCATCTTGCACAGCTCTATTCATTAAAGGAGTTACCCGAATTAGAAGATGGAGCGATGCCATGTCTTCAACAATTGTATATAGTTGAAATTTATTTGAAGAAAGTGGAGGGATTGGAGCGATTGAAAAGACTCGAGCTGTTCGATTACTGGTTGTCAATACCGAAACATGAATCGTGGGAGACTTTAAAGGAAGGCGGGGAATATTGGAAAAAAATCAAAGCCATAAATCCTCGTGTACATATTGAAATTTAAGTTATATAAATTTAGGAGGTAAACAATTTAATGAGATGTTTTTTAAAAAGACAGATCTtctaattagatctgaaaatttatGGATTGTATTGAATTAATAGTTTTATAAGATATgtttagattttttaaaatttaaagatTGTGAAATCTAtttaatttttgttattttttttttataaatgatcatttatgcatttatttatataataaaaaatattatgaaatttatttaactttaaaaTGATATTTTAGGTCTATATGAAATGTCAAATTACATGAAAATGTGGCATGATTTGTATATTTAATAATGaaaataatttgttttaaaaaaaaaattgtgttaatTTAAATAatacatatgtataaatataaaataatttagatGAATTAATTGATGGTTTTTTGGGTAACATAAATTAATATCACTTTGAGAAAAAGGTGTGAAATATAGGGGTATTCAGCTTAATAAAGATGAATAGCTATAATGAGTATTTTACAATTGTTTTATTAGAGCTAtcatatttccacaatccatgttagCATTCAATAAttatttctggatttgattgttgaagccaatttttatcatcaaacatttcaaatcacacttgattcatcatcaggataaaCAAGAATACCAAGGAGATGAAAGATAGTAAGTTGCAGACCTAATAAAGAATAAAAAGAAGTGGGGGGTGAAAAGGCACAAGgatcaaagaaaaaataataaaaaatgaaaataaaatctaAAGCAAGCAGTCAAGAAAAAAACCAACACCTAAAAAAAAGGGGGGGGCTAACAAAGgtaagaaaggaagaaaagatagaaagaataataaagataagaaaaatgaaaacaacaaaaaTTGTCTTACACAATCGAATCGAGAAACAATAATTGAATTGTTTTATTGTTAGTTTAGCAATAGTTTCTATCCATCTAAATACTATCTTAAATTTTGTGTCTGACGTGCATGTATAAATATCTGGTGATGATTTTGCACCTTTAGATCACTTTTGCATCTATATATTGGTCATCTCTTGTACATATCCAATCATGTTCACATTGTACCTTATGCTCTCTGATTCACAAAAAAACTTATTTATTTACTTCTTATTTGGATCGACAATATTATATACATCTTTAGAGGGTTTTGAAAATTTGTAAGGAATACAATCTCTATTATAATGTGCAATCCTAAATATTTCTTCCTCATTAATTTATTTACTATTAATATAGAATTAATAAAGTCATTAAATGCATATGCATTGCAAGTTGTCCTTTTAGTCAATTAAGTTTATTCCATGTGCATGGGAGTTGGTAATTACCGTTTTTAGACCTACTTGAAATTGAGGGTTTTAATAGATATCGGGTTATCAATTAattatattgtatttttcatttctCTAGCATCTATTTAGAAGACCAACTTGGTGTTTATAGATTTGTTGTAAGCATTACATGTTGATATTTACTTATTAATACCTCTTTTAAAATTGTCATCATTATTTTTAGTACCTAATTTGCATTGTGTATTTACTACAAGACTAAATGCAACAAATACATTTATTAGTTTTAACTCTTTTTTATGGTGTGATGTTTCTGATTAAGATAAATCGGGTtttaaagggacccaaaacccaaatctaAAAATAGAATAAGCGAAACAAAAATGAAATAGTCTGGAACCAATAGCTAGAAAGAGATAGAAATAGGGGAGACACCCCACAAAGCTCGACTAGAAAACAACATTAAAGCCCTAGGAAAACCTACAAAAAACTAAGTAAAAGCTTCCATGAGCTCATAATTTTTCTCAATAATGTTCTTGTTGATATCTTCCAGCTCCTCCATGATGCTCCTAGTGGTACTTTTCTCTTGACTCCTACTCCTATTCCTAGTGGACAAGCTAGTAGACACTTGCACCTCTGATCCCTATGGATTAGtatccaatttttttcttttagattTAGAAAAAAATGGTGGAATGTTGTCGAGTGGATGGGCTTTATGGATGGTAATTTTCTTGTTCATATTTTTAAGGCCTTCGACACCATTATTCAtagctttttcattgatgtcaaccaaatCCCTAAGACTTCCCTCTAGCTCTTCCATTCCTTTCTCCAAATTGGTGATTCTGGATTCATGCTCTGTGTTAATGTCCCTAACATCTTTAGTCAATTTTTGGGTCATTTAAGTAGCTTATCAGTTTTATAAGGAAATGGGTTCTCAGTGAAGGTGATAATAATATCATATATGCCGTGTTTGATGAAGATAATTTCACCGATCACCCAAGAAAAGCACTTCTCCTGTCTAGAGGTAGAAGTAACCAGTGGCATGTCAATACCCTCCTTATCAATTTTAATTTGAATAGGGTCCACCTAGTCCAAGTTATGGGGGATATCGAGTTTAATCTCATTATCCCCTTTTTCCTTTATATCCACAGACTTCCCCACCTTTTTCATTTTAAAGCTAATATGACACATTCCCTAGGGTTTGGAAAGGGGGGTTTTGTTCTTTTTGGGTGCATTTTTATGTGTGGGTTTACTCTTTTTGCTGCTATTAGTGCCTAGTGTGGCCTTCTGGGGGGGTCCCTCTTCATCAAAAGGCCAATACTCTAGGTCATCTTTTGACACATGAAGGTCATGCCAATCCATAGCCATCCCACCCAATCTCTCCTCATCCTTAATTTCAGTACCACATTAGGACTAGTCAAGGGATTTGGATTTCTTTGAGTTTTGTGGATAGGAGAGGGATTAACTTCATTCATTTTAGCATACTCCATAATGAGAAGGATAATCCCCTCATGTAAAATAGAATTTTCACTATTTTTAGCATGATTAGAAAGACCATgctccaaagaagaaagaaaataaagCGATAGAGAAATTTTCCTATCATATTTAAAGTGGTTCAAAATAGTAAAATGATAGGAGAAAATGCTAAAAAAATGGCCATCCAAGGTAATATACCTCATAATCACctccaccacatcaatccaaaGGCTCATCAGGTCTTTTCTATTGTAGCCCCCATCTGCTATTTTCTTAACTCTATATCTTTTTCTCTACTTATCAAAGAAAATAGAAAATGCTTCCTTCATTGCCTTGCGCTCTCTGTAAAACTTCTTCATCTCCATCTACAACCCATTCATTTCTACTATAAAATACTTATCAATTTTGAAATCTACACCATAGGCACTGAAAATGCCTTTATTCTAGCCCTTAACAAACCCCTCTGTCACCCTAGATTCTTGACCATGCAATTTTGTAAGGTATGGGCAAGTCTACCATCCAAAATCTTAGGCCACATTTTCTTATTTTTCTCCCACTTTTGGCATGAGGTCGTCtccactcttttttttttctcccCCATGTTTGATTTGCCCTTTCCAAATCTGCAATTCACCATCTCATATGTAGATCCAAACCAGAAGACATAAAACTAGGAATCCAAAAACAATATGCAATCCCTAGTGTTATGTCAACTCCAATAATTACAAAGAGTGGATTTACTCATGTGATAAGATGAAATCATTAATATTTAGCCATTAAGAATATACAAGATCGATTGCAGTCTTTTGTGCCAGTTCACACAAGTCCATTGGGGAGGTTTCCCCTTCTATACACCATTTGATTTTCTCATAGACCACACCCAAGTTATCCATGCAGTTCGCAAGTTGATTACCTTCTTGAAAGACATGTTTTATTCGTACTTCATCCATCTTGGTAATCAAATCAAACGAAATCATGTTTTAAGTGTTTAATTGTCCATCTATGGGGTGTATGGTTAATTAGACAATTAATAATATTAAGGGAGTAACTTTCAAGCCATACATTTTTATGACCTCCTTGAACATCAAGTTGAAGCCCAATGTTTTTTGTGGTGTGATGTTACTAGCTCATTTGTATATAATAAGTGTAGTGATTGGTAATAATATTCTTGTTTAGTTGTCATTAGATTCTTCTTTGTGCGATTCATTAGCAGTTCCCAATCTTGCATTGTTATTTTTGTATTGTGCTTTTTTTTGTAATGTATGATAAAATTGTATTTAAATTGGATTATCACTTGTTCTCTCAATATTATTTTCTATGTAATAACTATATTAAATTTGTGTCATAATTTTTTTGTAGTTGTATGTGATGAAAAGATAGGTTTATCCATAGAAAGTGACACTTGAGCAAGGTCTCCTATAATAAATATAGAAATTCCtctaaattaaatttttttgttgttgaggGATTGATTCACGTAACTTACTCTTAATATTTTTTAGTAGTTCTAGATCAACTAAACTCATCTCGTTCATGAGAATGTATTGTATATTTTTTAGGGCTTATTGAAATGTTGACAAGGCTTGTCCCTGCAATGGTGATagctctgatactaaatgtttagtatagatgccaagctaacaacatgagggaggggggttgaatcatacaaacttaatcttccataaaatcaacagattcaacctcggtaaccttatcagaaaattGTAaagcattcaaactcataaacagataagatcacaaaacatataacaccagatttaacgtggaaacacaaataggggAAAACCAGTAAGGGATTtcagatccactaagaaatatactcttctagagtatgctcggttaaaagaaaatcctgttaaagattacaaacacattgctagatgtgacctggttaagggatttccctcagatctgttaggatcttcatcttgttagaagtgaccttgttaaaggatttcaaacacccaataagaatgtcaccttgctagagggttttacaaataatactgttaagtccgctcggttaagagattttctgtcactttacaaaataacagtaataaaaatatatttgcaacttcacatctaaaaatgctaaagaagattcttatttgctcaatacaatctagtcataggacttatcttgtccctctactaggctctatactctattatcaaaataggtcttcaagcttcagtgctcggtaatcattatgtagcatccctgtgcttacacttgcccacatacattgtaaATCaaaagttc
The nucleotide sequence above comes from Cryptomeria japonica chromosome 11, Sugi_1.0, whole genome shotgun sequence. Encoded proteins:
- the LOC131051395 gene encoding probable disease resistance protein At1g61300, with translation MASSSSSFTVFKRETPAVCKKIYDAFISHRGPDAKATVAFALYEALEEKGYWTFLDEQELQFGDSITSAIQDAIYSSKVQIAIFSPRYAESSWCLDELVDMLKTKALFIPVFYDVKPSELRYLDKGCYAAAFAEHNKKKRFSKDKIDKWKAALESSADKSGYEFSTSNGNVERVCTEIALAVQQEAGKTFKGVEKHQKSLYADEAALTSTSAMVKKSSLLPRDSHPVGIDTRVKDMVGLLKDPKDQVIAVVGMGGLGKTFLLQNVYKAIKSKYEHSIWLSISKSYSLKNLQHDIASQIGLESKIVDAKVTEERATELIHNHLEGKRSLIVLDDLWTLSAENSLLDKLGLPIDKDCKVVVTTRNRQVALNSGAQIYEMKNLSDEDSWRLFCIYAFPRSVGNRAPPHLEEEGQKIVKQCGNLPLAIKTIAASLANTTLLSKWKLKRRQLERVAIPIGDLDPVMEILKLSYDSLPAYLKPCFTYLSFFPEDEEIIPEYLINLWIGEGLVPGGEDQLDMDQWDLAWDWFDQLAQLCLLQICEEYYHDTMITRYCKIHDLLHDLAIQIAKEDKCVFSVEEVSKPTSGATGWGRILLAKKGLHDLAISDTSRPVYLRTLSLSRNRETTSIQDKLFSSMRGLRVLDLSWTKISTLPTSLGKMVLLRVLNLTETEINEVPQCVKHLKSLLFLALPRYCMSLPAWISELRYLQHLHCTCVRPMPKGISKLASLKTLRTYFFDLSTEEDEFMRLDDFVNMTQLQEVQLLVRHEMECKKTEEGILAQLVEMRHLKILNEGTEFLQFSEKMRAMKHLERLSLWKFIMPSWIHELANLRVLDLNNFECNEFPELQAMPNLVALKIEGNESCRKLPKAFGKSGGFPQLRFLHLAQLYSLKELPELEDGAMPCLQQLYIVEIYLKKVEGLERLKRLELFDYWLSIPKHESWETLKEGGEYWKKIKAINPRVHIEI